A DNA window from Bacteroidota bacterium contains the following coding sequences:
- a CDS encoding GntR family transcriptional regulator, translating to MIKIDRKAGTSVTDQVVEQLRYLIASSYYKMNETLPPTRKLAEQVGISFHTVRKAYQLLVDEGILEVQQGSGYRVTARTPLSNEERLEKGADIVQKMLLQLVGLGLEEGEIEYLVQEQLAMLDLGSENLKLVYVAPYAEMGMQCAEHINNTLQVNVETSTLPLVDSIQDADMIFCPAPMVKQLNEQFPRIDTMGIVSYLSPEALDRIARLLSHETLGLVTYHAHSIPHLMSAIQQQTGFGGQIFGASLEDGATHIPEFIKQVDMVVYTPLSRRRMLPYTKQGKPAYIISHRVSKESLEAIQRIIPAL from the coding sequence TGAGCAATTACGCTATCTGATTGCCAGCAGTTACTATAAGATGAATGAAACGCTGCCTCCTACGCGCAAGCTGGCGGAGCAGGTGGGTATTTCATTTCATACCGTACGTAAAGCCTACCAGCTGCTTGTTGATGAAGGCATCCTGGAGGTCCAACAAGGCAGTGGCTATCGCGTGACTGCGCGGACGCCGCTTAGCAACGAAGAGCGACTCGAAAAAGGTGCTGATATTGTTCAAAAAATGCTGCTGCAGCTTGTAGGGCTCGGGCTCGAAGAAGGTGAGATTGAATACCTCGTTCAGGAGCAGTTGGCCATGCTCGATCTGGGTTCGGAAAACCTGAAACTGGTTTATGTGGCGCCGTACGCCGAAATGGGTATGCAGTGCGCAGAGCACATCAACAATACTTTGCAAGTGAATGTCGAGACGTCTACGCTCCCTCTGGTAGATTCGATACAGGATGCCGATATGATATTCTGCCCGGCTCCGATGGTAAAACAGTTGAACGAGCAATTCCCGAGAATCGACACGATGGGCATTGTCTCGTACCTGTCACCCGAAGCCCTCGACCGCATTGCGCGCCTTTTGAGTCATGAAACGCTGGGCCTCGTGACCTACCATGCCCATTCCATTCCCCATCTTATGTCAGCTATCCAGCAGCAAACAGGATTTGGCGGGCAGATTTTTGGTGCATCACTGGAAGACGGCGCAACGCATATACCGGAATTCATCAAGCAGGTAGACATGGTTGTGTATACGCCACTGAGCCGGCGGCGCATGCTACCGTATACAAAGCAGGGTAAGCCAGCTTACATCATTTCGCACCGCGTTAGCAAAGAGTCACTAGAGGCAATTCAGCGCATTATCCCTGCGCTGTAG